Proteins from a single region of Aquirhabdus parva:
- a CDS encoding glycosyltransferase family 2 protein has product MTIACSVYIVSLNSAPWLKALLESVRDFAEVIILDSGSTDATYEIAQQFNNVTIQHQDWLGYAAQKAKALSLCRQPWALNLDGDEKLSAELRDEIQSVIAQNEIDGLITPILDSFMGKVANTYTKQHAKVRFFRREKGSYDTAIEAHEKVQVDGIVQPARGVIYHYGLTDISVKVDKNNRYSDLKAKEKNAKGKRPSLLKLVLVMPLVFFKSYVLRRDFLNGQRGFISSMINAFYAFLKEAKLYEYHLKNISVDSKVLDHKPDLQDQ; this is encoded by the coding sequence ATGACTATTGCCTGTAGTGTCTATATTGTTAGTTTAAACAGTGCACCTTGGTTAAAAGCGCTGCTTGAAAGTGTGCGTGATTTTGCCGAAGTGATTATTCTGGATTCGGGCAGTACTGACGCAACCTATGAGATTGCACAGCAGTTCAATAATGTCACGATTCAGCATCAGGATTGGCTGGGCTATGCTGCGCAAAAAGCAAAAGCATTGAGTTTATGCCGCCAGCCTTGGGCGTTGAACCTAGATGGTGATGAGAAATTATCCGCAGAGTTGCGCGATGAAATTCAGAGTGTCATTGCCCAAAATGAAATCGATGGCTTGATCACGCCGATTTTAGATTCATTTATGGGTAAGGTCGCGAATACCTATACTAAACAACACGCCAAGGTTCGTTTTTTTAGACGTGAAAAGGGCAGCTATGATACCGCTATTGAAGCCCATGAAAAGGTTCAGGTGGATGGCATTGTACAGCCGGCACGGGGTGTGATTTATCACTATGGTTTAACCGATATCAGTGTCAAGGTTGATAAGAATAATCGTTATTCAGACCTAAAAGCCAAAGAAAAGAACGCAAAAGGCAAGCGACCTTCGCTGCTCAAGCTTGTACTGGTCATGCCTTTAGTCTTCTTTAAATCGTATGTACTGCGCCGTGATTTTTTAAATGGTCAGCGTGGTTTTATCAGTAGCATGATTAATGCTTTTTATGCTTTTCTTAAAGAAGCAAAGTTATATGAGTATCATCTAAAAAATATTTCAGTAGATTCAAAAGTATTGGATCATAAGCCAGACCTTCAGGATCAATAA
- a CDS encoding polysaccharide deacetylase family protein, with translation MLMLFYILLGVLIAALVLFALGRHTFWLPIRDRRLPRLVMLHQVTPHAPASGMNMPPQQFERLLQLLQRQHREFVTVSELAASPETVNKASQVALTFDDGFADNYEYAYPLLKKYNAKATIYLAPDISGIAKLSAAQIQEMANSGLIEFGAHSVHHVNLTTLDDAEALQEIQHSRELVQQLVGSCQSFAYPFGRFNEKHEAMVKSLGFTSAVSTRKKIEPLSTENIYRLPRVSTHGEMSALQMRIALARGRYRL, from the coding sequence ATGTTGATGCTGTTTTATATACTATTGGGTGTGTTGATTGCTGCGCTGGTTTTATTTGCGCTGGGTCGGCATACCTTTTGGTTGCCAATACGGGATCGACGTTTGCCTCGATTAGTCATGCTCCATCAAGTAACACCGCATGCGCCTGCATCGGGTATGAATATGCCCCCTCAGCAATTTGAGCGATTACTGCAGTTATTACAGCGTCAACACCGGGAGTTTGTGACGGTATCCGAATTAGCGGCATCACCTGAAACAGTTAATAAAGCCTCTCAGGTTGCCCTGACCTTTGATGATGGTTTTGCAGATAATTATGAATATGCGTATCCACTACTCAAGAAATACAACGCCAAAGCGACGATTTATTTAGCGCCAGATATTTCCGGTATTGCAAAACTCAGTGCTGCGCAGATTCAGGAAATGGCAAATTCTGGACTGATTGAGTTTGGTGCGCATAGTGTCCATCATGTGAATTTGACGACATTGGATGATGCTGAAGCACTCCAAGAGATTCAGCACTCTCGAGAATTGGTACAGCAGTTGGTAGGTTCATGCCAAAGCTTTGCATATCCTTTTGGGCGTTTTAATGAAAAGCATGAAGCGATGGTGAAGTCTCTAGGGTTTACTAGTGCGGTCAGTACACGTAAGAAGATCGAGCCCTTATCTACGGAGAATATTTATCGTTTGCCACGTGTCAGCACACACGGAGAGATGTCTGCCTTACAAATGAGAATTGCACTTGCCCGAGGACGCTATCGCTTATGA
- a CDS encoding O-antigen ligase family protein, with amino-acid sequence MGQIAPTINHPSADNQPISRWSLAFLILLPFLILGSRVTSDATASIAALFLAVFWFMRPESLVRKQAWFKAVLVLWAFMIFVTSFFSVDQLYSLEQSLIFIRWPAFGLVLCCLVFTDANRLRIFERSALFFFLFIALDSILQYCLGRDIFGHQPVGTRLTGPFSKLMPGSYALRIYPMALVALLLISSKLPKPRFLALVVGMIALSQVFAFLTGERIVFLLFGMINFVLLIALIYQEKLSFKFIGGAAVAFIALAVSAVVLAPKMFARTVMSFFDQLSNFQNSSYYQVFHTAIILWEQSPIVGIGTRYFNRGCEALPRVLHPDEGCEVHPHNIYLEWLSQNGVIGLAIFLIILFLIFRVLWRGLDFKNNLLQSVVVFVAPIMLFWPLTSSMSMQTNNYAGLVWLLLGWALARAMVQSRSTVAITKV; translated from the coding sequence ATGGGTCAAATAGCGCCAACGATTAATCATCCATCGGCAGACAACCAACCGATCAGTCGGTGGAGTTTGGCTTTTTTGATTTTATTACCTTTTTTGATTTTGGGTTCGCGGGTTACTTCCGATGCAACTGCATCAATTGCAGCACTATTCCTCGCGGTATTCTGGTTCATGCGTCCAGAAAGCCTCGTGAGAAAACAGGCGTGGTTCAAAGCGGTGTTGGTGTTATGGGCGTTCATGATTTTCGTGACCTCATTCTTTTCCGTTGACCAGCTTTACTCATTAGAGCAATCCCTCATCTTTATCCGGTGGCCCGCGTTTGGACTGGTATTGTGTTGTCTGGTGTTTACCGATGCCAATCGCTTGAGAATATTTGAACGTTCCGCACTCTTTTTCTTTTTGTTTATCGCATTGGATTCGATTTTGCAGTACTGCCTTGGTCGGGATATTTTTGGTCATCAGCCAGTGGGAACGCGTTTGACTGGACCCTTCTCAAAGCTTATGCCGGGTAGTTATGCTTTGCGGATTTATCCGATGGCATTGGTTGCTTTGCTATTGATTTCTAGCAAACTGCCCAAGCCGCGCTTCTTGGCTTTAGTGGTGGGTATGATTGCACTATCGCAGGTTTTTGCTTTCTTGACTGGAGAGCGTATCGTTTTCTTATTATTTGGCATGATCAATTTTGTTTTGTTGATTGCCTTGATTTACCAAGAAAAATTATCGTTTAAATTTATCGGTGGAGCAGCAGTTGCGTTCATTGCACTTGCTGTGTCGGCGGTGGTTCTTGCGCCAAAAATGTTCGCGCGTACCGTGATGAGCTTCTTCGATCAATTGTCTAATTTTCAGAATAGTTCGTATTATCAGGTCTTTCATACGGCGATAATTCTGTGGGAACAATCGCCGATCGTTGGGATTGGTACGCGTTATTTTAATCGTGGTTGCGAAGCATTACCGCGTGTACTCCATCCAGATGAGGGTTGTGAAGTCCATCCCCATAATATTTATCTGGAATGGTTGTCACAAAACGGCGTGATCGGTTTGGCGATCTTTCTGATTATTTTATTCCTGATCTTTAGAGTACTTTGGCGTGGTTTAGATTTTAAAAATAATCTCCTGCAATCGGTCGTGGTTTTTGTTGCGCCGATCATGTTGTTTTGGCCATTGACTTCGTCAATGAGTATGCAGACCAATAACTATGCTGGACTGGTTTGGTTGTTATTGGGCTGGGCGTTGGCACGGGCGATGGTTCAAAGTCGATCAACGGTTGCGATTACTAAAGTCTAA
- a CDS encoding ELM1/GtrOC1 family putative glycosyltransferase, which produces MVMNIWHLSDGKAGHVAQARGLFVALERRDITIHVEDISVKGISKFSLLLYWLSHGRLGQLPQSLMRLHEPDLIVGVGHATHWILILLQKCFPAAKSVVLMRPTLPANWFDYAIVPAHDYSDQNPSVPDHVLISKGVLNPLINEHRHIAHRHLILIGGASKRYDWSEAQLIKQINDLVSNLSQKDQAQTIILTTSRRTPDSFVSHLSQQNLPHLQIFPVSETPQGWLFEQLQLAEIVWVTQDSGSMLFEALTAGCQVGLLKMPQIKKDTVTQATDLLAEQHIFLPLAEYLKGEGFNNAEPLREADRAVDWLLTKLDRIN; this is translated from the coding sequence ATGGTTATGAATATCTGGCATCTCTCCGATGGTAAAGCCGGTCATGTTGCACAAGCACGTGGTCTATTTGTGGCTTTAGAGCGTCGCGATATAACGATTCATGTCGAAGATATCTCGGTCAAAGGCATTTCTAAGTTTTCATTATTACTTTATTGGTTATCACATGGCCGCTTAGGGCAGCTCCCTCAATCGTTGATGAGACTCCATGAGCCTGATTTGATCGTTGGCGTGGGTCATGCAACGCATTGGATATTAATCCTACTGCAAAAATGTTTTCCGGCTGCTAAAAGTGTCGTTCTCATGAGACCGACCTTGCCTGCGAATTGGTTTGATTATGCCATCGTTCCTGCACATGATTATTCTGACCAAAATCCGTCAGTACCCGACCATGTGCTGATTTCTAAAGGGGTATTAAATCCTCTGATCAACGAACACCGTCATATTGCGCATCGCCATTTGATCTTAATTGGTGGTGCATCAAAGCGCTATGATTGGTCTGAAGCGCAGCTCATCAAGCAGATTAATGATTTAGTGTCGAATTTAAGTCAAAAAGACCAAGCTCAAACGATTATTTTGACGACTTCAAGACGTACACCGGATTCCTTCGTATCACACCTTTCACAGCAAAATCTTCCTCATCTTCAGATTTTTCCCGTCTCTGAAACACCGCAGGGTTGGCTATTTGAGCAACTGCAACTTGCCGAGATCGTTTGGGTGACACAAGATAGCGGGTCCATGTTGTTTGAGGCATTGACCGCAGGATGTCAGGTTGGTTTGTTAAAGATGCCACAAATCAAAAAAGATACCGTGACACAAGCAACGGATTTACTGGCCGAGCAGCATATTTTTTTACCGCTGGCAGAGTATTTAAAAGGTGAAGGTTTTAACAATGCGGAACCTTTGCGTGAGGCCGATCGTGCAGTCGATTGGTTGCTCACAAAATTAGACAGGATAAATTGA
- a CDS encoding branched-chain amino acid transaminase — translation MSMADRDGFIWFDGKLVPWRDAQVHVLTHTLHYGMGVFEGVRAYNTGTDEAPKTAIFKLKEHTRRLFESAHIMGMKIPFTQDEINAAHISVVRENKLKSAYFRPLAFYGSEAMGLRATGLTVRVSVAAWEWPAYMGQEALERGIVVRTSSFTRHHVNITMTRAKATGSYSNSMLALQEALSAGADEALLLDPEGYVAEGSGENIFIVRDGVLYTPEVTSCLNGITRATLITLAHDLGFEVIEKRLTRDEVYIADEAFFTGTAAEVTPIREVDGRQIGAGTRGPITAQLQQLYFDTVAGKNPKHQDWLTYV, via the coding sequence GTGAGTATGGCTGACCGTGATGGTTTTATTTGGTTTGATGGTAAATTAGTTCCTTGGCGTGATGCGCAAGTTCATGTATTAACACATACTTTGCATTATGGTATGGGTGTGTTTGAAGGCGTGCGTGCGTATAACACGGGCACAGACGAAGCACCGAAAACTGCAATTTTTAAATTGAAAGAGCATACCCGTCGTTTGTTTGAGTCGGCGCATATCATGGGTATGAAGATTCCTTTTACTCAAGATGAAATCAATGCTGCGCATATCAGTGTGGTCCGTGAAAATAAGCTGAAATCTGCTTATTTCCGTCCGCTGGCATTCTATGGCTCTGAAGCGATGGGACTCCGTGCTACGGGTCTGACTGTACGTGTCAGCGTAGCCGCGTGGGAATGGCCTGCCTATATGGGTCAAGAGGCATTAGAGCGTGGAATCGTGGTTCGCACAAGCTCTTTCACACGTCACCATGTCAACATCACCATGACTCGTGCAAAAGCGACTGGTAGCTATAGTAACTCCATGCTTGCACTGCAAGAGGCACTTTCTGCAGGGGCGGATGAAGCGTTGTTGCTTGATCCGGAAGGTTATGTGGCTGAAGGTTCAGGTGAGAATATTTTCATCGTTCGTGATGGTGTGCTCTATACCCCAGAAGTCACTAGCTGCTTAAACGGAATTACGCGTGCAACTTTAATTACTTTGGCACATGACTTAGGCTTTGAAGTGATTGAAAAACGTTTAACGCGTGATGAGGTGTACATTGCGGATGAGGCCTTCTTTACCGGTACTGCTGCTGAAGTGACACCAATTCGTGAAGTGGATGGTCGTCAAATTGGTGCAGGCACACGTGGTCCGATTACTGCACAATTACAACAGCTGTACTTTGATACGGTTGCTGGAAAAAATCCGAAGCATCAAGATTGGCTGACTTACGTATAA
- the glnE gene encoding bifunctional [glutamate--ammonia ligase]-adenylyl-L-tyrosine phosphorylase/[glutamate--ammonia-ligase] adenylyltransferase, with protein sequence MTINAPAHLPDVELRKTLVASNYANQVLQQQPEAIQSDFNIDQFKLSLSLEDIRALTQQVLKDISTEPEWMQVIRRLRARLMFRWIWQDANQLTDVVTLTRELSDFADVAIQEAVNFSRPQLVEKYGEPVGDDGQVQDLIVIGMGKLGARELNLSSDIDLIFAFDESGETTGRRSTSIQQFCVQWGQAVIRLLDTVTPDGFVFRVDMRLRPWGDGSALACNYVSLERYLEQHGREWERYAWIKARIITGGVSGDNLLRMTRPFVYRRYVDFSAFAALREMKGLIEREQIRRNVQGDIKLGSGGIREIEFIVQAFQLIYGGTWRELRVANCLSALDQLGQLELMPLDDVEELSSAYLFLRRLEHGIQAQNDQQTQHLPVDHALQQRLAESLNFSDWASLLESLEQVRDSVRAQFADVVADRRVQQRSLNLEELSQTLHRHLDDEARVQLQAFWDSRLIQGLPTLASERLQAFWPQLLDALLSLSEPKAIQTTLLRLLPLIEAVVRRSVYLVLLLENPKALLNLVRMVHASPWICEELTRYPVLLDEFLAVDLYQLPSREDLSDSLRQELLRIERDDVEEQMRVLRLFKKSHVLQVAASDVLAERPLMKISDALTDIAEVVLETVLQLALAPLVARHGWPLRASNYRENLNGERANSAHPQFAIIGYGKLGGIEMSYSSDLDLVFLHDVDEQADTDGEKPLSGFQFCARLAQKMMTMLSTQTLDGRIYEVDTRLRPSGQAGLLVSSLHAFELYQQKSAWLWEHQALARSRSVAGDQTVRDAFEQIRLAILTLPRDPLVVREEVRAMRQKMQDHLGSSKTQQENGFFHLKQDAGGIVDIEFMAQYGVLAWANAEPALAHYSDNVRILDALATAGRLSRADANALTDAYLRERFESHRLALANQSLQVQAADWLDTRTTVRALWQQLIDPTAD encoded by the coding sequence ATGACTATTAACGCACCTGCTCATCTTCCTGATGTCGAGTTACGTAAAACTTTAGTAGCAAGTAACTACGCTAATCAAGTTCTTCAACAACAGCCTGAAGCCATTCAATCCGATTTTAATATCGATCAATTCAAGCTAAGTTTGAGTCTTGAGGACATTCGTGCACTCACTCAGCAGGTTTTAAAAGACATCTCAACGGAGCCTGAGTGGATGCAAGTCATCCGTCGTCTGCGTGCACGCTTGATGTTTCGCTGGATATGGCAGGATGCCAATCAATTGACTGATGTGGTGACCTTGACCCGTGAGTTATCTGATTTTGCTGATGTTGCCATTCAAGAAGCCGTTAACTTTTCTCGACCACAGCTTGTTGAAAAGTATGGTGAGCCTGTCGGTGATGATGGTCAGGTGCAGGACTTAATTGTCATTGGCATGGGCAAGCTTGGCGCACGAGAACTCAATCTATCCAGTGATATTGATCTTATCTTTGCTTTTGACGAGTCTGGGGAAACCACCGGACGACGGTCGACCAGCATTCAGCAGTTTTGTGTTCAGTGGGGGCAAGCGGTCATTCGTTTACTCGATACGGTTACCCCAGATGGTTTTGTGTTTCGGGTAGATATGCGTTTGCGTCCTTGGGGCGATGGCAGCGCACTGGCATGTAACTATGTGTCCCTTGAACGTTATCTTGAACAACATGGTCGCGAATGGGAGCGCTATGCCTGGATCAAAGCACGGATAATTACGGGCGGCGTATCTGGTGACAATTTACTCAGAATGACACGACCTTTTGTTTATCGCCGTTATGTCGATTTTTCGGCATTTGCAGCATTACGTGAGATGAAAGGTTTGATTGAGCGCGAGCAAATCAGACGAAATGTTCAAGGTGATATCAAGCTGGGCTCAGGTGGGATTCGCGAGATCGAGTTTATTGTGCAGGCTTTTCAGCTCATTTATGGCGGTACATGGCGTGAATTACGCGTTGCCAATTGCTTATCTGCTCTTGATCAACTTGGGCAGTTAGAGCTCATGCCGCTTGACGATGTCGAAGAGCTCAGTTCGGCATATCTGTTCTTGCGTCGTCTTGAACATGGTATTCAGGCTCAAAATGACCAACAAACCCAGCATCTCCCTGTGGATCATGCTTTACAGCAGCGATTGGCAGAAAGCCTAAACTTCTCGGACTGGGCATCGTTGCTTGAGTCTCTTGAACAGGTACGCGATAGCGTGCGTGCTCAGTTTGCTGATGTTGTTGCAGATAGACGGGTGCAGCAACGAAGCTTAAATTTAGAAGAACTTAGTCAAACGTTACATCGTCATCTAGATGATGAGGCGCGAGTTCAATTACAAGCGTTCTGGGATAGTCGCTTGATTCAAGGTTTGCCTACGCTTGCGAGTGAGCGCTTACAGGCCTTTTGGCCGCAATTACTTGATGCTTTATTGTCATTGAGTGAGCCAAAAGCAATCCAAACGACTTTGCTCCGTTTATTGCCGCTCATTGAAGCGGTTGTACGGCGCAGTGTGTATTTGGTGCTCTTACTAGAAAATCCGAAAGCATTACTGAACCTTGTTCGGATGGTGCACGCCAGTCCATGGATTTGCGAGGAGCTGACGCGTTATCCGGTTCTTCTGGATGAGTTCTTGGCCGTTGATCTGTATCAATTGCCAAGCCGTGAGGATTTGTCGGATTCACTGCGTCAAGAGCTACTGCGTATTGAGCGCGACGATGTCGAAGAGCAGATGCGTGTTTTGCGTTTATTTAAAAAGAGTCATGTTTTACAAGTCGCTGCAAGTGATGTGCTTGCTGAAAGGCCACTCATGAAAATCAGTGATGCATTGACAGATATCGCTGAAGTGGTACTGGAGACCGTATTGCAACTGGCATTAGCGCCATTGGTGGCAAGACATGGTTGGCCGCTACGTGCATCCAATTATCGAGAGAACCTCAATGGCGAGCGGGCCAACAGTGCTCATCCGCAATTTGCCATCATCGGTTATGGCAAGTTGGGCGGCATTGAGATGAGCTATAGCTCCGATCTGGATCTGGTTTTCTTGCATGATGTGGATGAACAGGCGGATACCGATGGTGAAAAACCATTGAGCGGTTTTCAGTTCTGCGCGCGTCTTGCACAAAAAATGATGACAATGTTATCCACCCAGACTTTGGATGGACGGATTTATGAAGTGGATACGCGTCTTCGTCCGTCTGGACAGGCGGGACTTTTGGTCTCAAGTCTGCATGCTTTTGAGCTTTACCAGCAGAAAAGTGCTTGGCTATGGGAGCATCAGGCACTGGCGCGCTCTAGAAGTGTGGCTGGGGATCAAACTGTACGGGATGCTTTTGAGCAGATTCGACTGGCAATCTTGACACTGCCGCGTGATCCACTGGTTGTGCGCGAAGAGGTGCGGGCGATGCGTCAAAAGATGCAAGATCATCTCGGATCATCAAAAACACAACAAGAAAATGGTTTTTTTCATCTAAAGCAAGATGCTGGCGGTATCGTCGATATTGAGTTTATGGCACAATATGGGGTGTTGGCTTGGGCTAATGCTGAACCTGCTTTAGCCCACTACTCAGACAATGTACGTATATTAGACGCCTTGGCAACAGCTGGCCGCTTATCCCGCGCCGATGCGAATGCCTTGACGGATGCGTATTTACGCGAACGTTTTGAAAGTCATCGTCTCGCTCTTGCAAATCAATCATTGCAAGTCCAAGCGGCGGATTGGCTGGATACCCGCACGACGGTTCGCGCCCTCTGGCAACAATTAATTGATCCAACAGCTGATTAG
- a CDS encoding VOC family protein, translating to MPYHLRLARPVSNLKQTISMYTRGLGLHVIGDFQDHEGFDGVMLGMPGMDYHFEFTHCLQSPVYPSPTHEDLIVFYIDDSEEWQGACDRMLDAGFKQASSFNPYWDARGLTFIDFDGYRVVLQNAAWQILK from the coding sequence ATGCCTTATCATCTGAGGCTTGCTCGTCCTGTGAGTAATCTTAAGCAAACGATTTCAATGTATACCCGTGGTTTGGGATTGCATGTTATTGGCGACTTTCAAGATCATGAGGGCTTCGATGGCGTGATGCTCGGTATGCCTGGAATGGATTACCATTTTGAGTTTACTCATTGTCTCCAGAGCCCAGTATATCCTTCGCCAACCCACGAAGATCTTATCGTTTTTTATATTGATGACAGTGAGGAGTGGCAAGGTGCTTGTGATCGGATGCTGGATGCAGGATTTAAACAGGCTTCTTCATTCAATCCTTATTGGGATGCAAGAGGTCTAACGTTTATTGATTTTGATGGATATCGTGTCGTTCTTCAAAATGCAGCTTGGCAGATTTTGAAGTAG
- the lepB gene encoding signal peptidase I: protein MLKRMVIHDYFLPVLPAVAQHNSVIKNESILMQIVSSFREVRMQAFIRNNRGFLIFLMLFGLFRTAVADWNPIPSGSMRPTLLEGDVVLVNRLAFNLKFPLTNVVLAHTGDPKRGDIVTFFSPKDDKRLIKRLVAVPGDTVEMRDKILIVNGKPETYAPIGIVSEQVKPNLTLNALRLDESDGQAKHVIQWLRPQQGDARDSFAPMVIPADHYLMLGDNRDNSADSRYFGMVPRELLIGRAVGVIASADITQNWQPRFERFASSLN, encoded by the coding sequence ATGCTCAAGCGCATGGTGATTCATGATTATTTCTTACCAGTCTTGCCTGCAGTGGCTCAGCACAATTCCGTAATAAAGAATGAGTCGATTTTGATGCAGATAGTTTCCAGTTTTCGAGAGGTTCGTATGCAGGCATTTATTCGAAATAATCGCGGATTCTTAATTTTTTTGATGCTCTTTGGTTTGTTTCGCACGGCTGTTGCAGACTGGAATCCCATTCCTTCAGGATCTATGCGACCGACATTACTTGAAGGTGATGTAGTTTTGGTGAATCGCTTAGCCTTCAATTTAAAATTCCCGCTGACCAACGTGGTGTTAGCCCATACCGGTGATCCAAAACGGGGAGATATCGTCACCTTCTTTTCGCCAAAGGACGATAAACGTTTAATCAAGCGATTGGTTGCAGTACCCGGTGATACCGTTGAAATGCGAGACAAGATTCTCATCGTCAATGGAAAACCAGAAACATATGCGCCTATTGGTATTGTCAGTGAACAGGTGAAGCCGAATCTGACGCTGAATGCACTTCGTTTAGATGAGAGCGACGGACAAGCCAAGCATGTGATTCAGTGGCTCCGCCCACAACAAGGTGATGCCCGCGATAGTTTTGCGCCCATGGTCATTCCAGCGGATCATTATTTAATGTTAGGTGACAATCGGGATAACAGTGCGGATTCACGCTATTTTGGCATGGTTCCTCGTGAACTTTTAATTGGTCGTGCTGTGGGTGTGATTGCATCGGCTGATATCACCCAGAATTGGCAGCCAAGATTTGAGCGATTTGCTTCAAGCTTGAATTGA
- a CDS encoding limonene-1,2-epoxide hydrolase family protein, which translates to MTIYTAPTVSPEEIVTSFLHALEEQDHDRIAALLAPNLRYTNVSLPTIKGGRVVSNLFKRLLGKKTGFQVQIHRIATNGNVVMTERTDVIEVGPLHVAFWVCGTFRVEQGQIVLWRDYFDWFNIAKGTLRGVVAVPLPKFRPSLPISLES; encoded by the coding sequence ATGACTATTTATACGGCACCCACGGTTTCTCCAGAAGAGATTGTGACCAGTTTCCTACATGCGCTTGAGGAGCAGGACCATGATCGGATTGCAGCACTTTTGGCTCCAAATTTACGCTATACCAATGTATCTCTACCCACCATCAAAGGTGGGCGAGTTGTATCAAATTTATTTAAGCGGTTGCTCGGCAAAAAAACGGGCTTTCAAGTTCAAATCCATCGGATAGCAACCAATGGAAATGTTGTGATGACCGAGCGTACTGATGTGATCGAAGTGGGGCCATTGCATGTTGCATTTTGGGTTTGCGGCACATTTCGCGTAGAGCAAGGCCAGATTGTGTTGTGGCGTGATTATTTTGATTGGTTCAATATTGCAAAAGGAACGTTGCGTGGAGTTGTTGCTGTACCCTTGCCTAAATTTCGCCCCTCATTGCCTATCTCGTTAGAGTCTTAA